A section of the Girardinichthys multiradiatus isolate DD_20200921_A chromosome 5, DD_fGirMul_XY1, whole genome shotgun sequence genome encodes:
- the fdx2 gene encoding ferredoxin-2, mitochondrial, producing the protein MAAAAAARSSMGLTLRLSRVIPDCRSCPLYRFKGCVDNTAGSQRRGSFDNLRTINRHLQTSICLYQAEEGSSNAEDPDDVVNVVYIDRSGKRIPVKAKVGDNILYLAHKHGIDLEGACEASLACSTCHVYVNSDHFDKLPEPDEREDDMLDMAPMLQENSRLGCQIILTPDLDGIELTLPKVTRNFYVDGHVPKPH; encoded by the exons ATGGCGGCGGCCGCTGCAGCCAGGTCGAGCATGGGACTGACTTTGAGGCTCTCTAGAGTTATCCCGGACTGTCGCTCATGTCCCCTGTACAGGTTTAAGGGCTGCGTCGACAACACAGCCGGCTCTCAGAGAAGGGGCTCGTTTGATAACCTCCGGACGATAAATCGGCATTTACAGACGAGTATAT GTCTCTATCAAGCTGAAGAGGGAAGCTCCAACGCTGAAGACCCAGATGATGT GGTCAACGTAGTGTATATTGACCGGTCTGGCAAGAGGATCCCAGTTAAGGCCAAAGTTGGCGACAACATCCTCTATTTGGCTCACAAACATGGAATTGACCTCGAAG GAGCCTGTGAGGCATCGCTGGCCTGCTCAACATGCCACGTCTATGTGAACTCTGACCATTTCGACAAACTTCCGGAGCCTGACGAGAG GGAGGATGACATGCTTGACATGGCACCCATGCTCCAGGAGAATTCCCGTCTGGGATGTCAGATTATTCTCACTCCGGATCTTGATGGCATTGAACTTACCCTGCCCAAAGTCACCAGGAACTTCTATGTGGATGGCCATGTTCCCAAACCTCACTGA